One genomic region from Pseudoduganella lutea encodes:
- a CDS encoding formate dehydrogenase subunit delta: MNIDNLVTMANQIGSFYASFPDREEAQTGIAQHIQRYWAPRMRSRLYLHMDTARGEGLDAIVLGALAAHRAGHDAPAVNTSVPEDADTGGDAG, from the coding sequence ATGAACATCGACAACCTGGTCACGATGGCCAACCAGATCGGCAGTTTCTATGCTTCCTTCCCCGACCGCGAGGAAGCCCAGACGGGCATCGCCCAGCACATCCAGCGCTACTGGGCGCCGCGCATGCGCAGCCGGCTTTACCTGCACATGGATACGGCACGTGGCGAAGGCCTCGACGCCATCGTGCTGGGCGCCCTCGCGGCGCACCGCGCCGGGCATGATGCGCCGGCCGTGAATACGTCGGTGCCGGAAGACGCGGATACCGGCGGCGACGCGGGATGA